The following coding sequences are from one Buchnera aphidicola (Cinara confinis) window:
- the murJ gene encoding murein biosynthesis integral membrane protein MurJ, producing the protein MNLLKSLVSMSIVTSGCRILGFVRDFLIAYTFGASVETDVFFSIFKIPNLLRRIFADGAFSQAFIPVLSEYKTHYKEKFIKEFISNILGMLILSLTLLIFIGMFFPSAIVLMTSPGFSNEKCKLNLGIQLFKIIFPYIFFVSISSFISSILYTYNSFLIPSFSPILLNISVIFFTLLSSFLKNSYFQPQILSLGWGVIVGGILQILYQLPTLSIKNMLVFPKLDFYNIGLQRVLKKIAPAILGVSAGQISIVINSVIASLFNSGSISWLYYADRLMEFPIGVLGVSVSTLIFPKLIKYHTLETDKEYSRLLDWGLRISFALALPSTALLAILSKPFIISLFEYGHFVDVDTIMTQKILLCYTLGITALMAIKVLSTAFYSIKDVITPMKISFVTLFITQIMNILFVFFLKQSGLALSISISAWINAILLFIALCRTKKFHLQPGWSLFFFRILFSTIIMSLFLWFILYFISSWSIGNIVVRITRIFFICLLSSGVYLIALWFTGINLKHFSYIIYD; encoded by the coding sequence ATGAATCTTTTGAAATCTTTAGTATCAATGAGTATTGTTACTTCCGGTTGTCGTATTTTAGGATTTGTTCGAGATTTTTTAATTGCATATACATTTGGTGCGTCTGTTGAAACAGATGTATTTTTTTCGATTTTTAAAATACCAAATTTACTTCGTAGAATTTTTGCGGACGGTGCTTTTTCACAAGCGTTTATACCAGTTTTATCAGAATATAAAACGCATTATAAAGAAAAGTTTATTAAAGAATTTATTTCTAATATTTTAGGAATGTTAATATTATCATTAACATTATTAATTTTTATAGGTATGTTTTTCCCGTCAGCGATTGTATTAATGACATCACCAGGTTTTTCTAATGAAAAATGTAAACTTAATTTAGGAATTCAATTATTTAAAATTATTTTTCCTTATATTTTTTTTGTTTCTATATCATCTTTTATTTCATCTATTTTATATACATATAATAGTTTTTTAATACCTTCTTTTTCTCCAATATTACTTAATATTAGTGTAATATTTTTTACATTATTAAGTTCATTTTTAAAAAATTCTTATTTTCAACCGCAAATATTATCTTTGGGGTGGGGTGTAATTGTTGGAGGAATATTGCAAATTTTATATCAGCTCCCCACGCTAAGTATTAAAAATATGTTAGTGTTTCCTAAATTAGATTTTTATAATATTGGTTTGCAAAGAGTATTAAAAAAAATTGCACCAGCTATTTTAGGAGTTTCAGCAGGACAAATTTCTATCGTTATTAATAGTGTGATTGCATCTTTATTTAATTCTGGATCTATATCATGGTTATATTATGCGGATCGATTAATGGAATTTCCTATTGGTGTGTTAGGCGTTTCAGTAAGCACGTTAATTTTTCCAAAATTAATTAAGTATCACACATTAGAAACTGATAAAGAATATTCTCGATTATTGGATTGGGGATTAAGAATTTCTTTTGCGCTCGCTCTTCCTAGTACAGCTCTTTTAGCTATTTTATCTAAACCTTTTATTATTTCTTTATTTGAATACGGTCATTTTGTTGACGTTGATACTATTATGACACAAAAAATATTATTATGTTATACATTAGGGATTACTGCTTTAATGGCTATAAAAGTATTATCAACAGCATTTTATTCCATTAAAGATGTTATAACACCAATGAAAATTTCTTTTGTTACATTATTTATTACACAAATCATGAATATTTTATTTGTTTTTTTCTTAAAACAATCTGGTTTAGCATTATCAATTAGTATATCAGCATGGATTAATGCAATTTTATTATTTATCGCTTTATGTAGGACAAAAAAATTTCATTTACAACCTGGTTGGTCTCTTTTTTTCTTTAGAATATTGTTTTCAACAATAATAATGTCATTATTTTTATGGTTTATTTTATATTTTATTTCTTCTTGGAGTATCGGTAATATAGTAGTTCGTATCACTCGTATTTTTTTTATTTGTTTATTAAGTAGCGGTGTTTATTTAATAGCATTATGGTTTACTGGTATAAATTTAAAACATTTTTCTTATATAATATATGATTAA
- a CDS encoding outer membrane beta-barrel protein, with translation MVKLAFAFSILFVSLINPNTQASILSQQKWYTGINSGASNIKDTFKQYHNFYQNNYYEIIRNLLKLNYSFFLGYKINPYLSVEVLSRLAGKMPQTVKFQMPKIFFSDIEYTTKLVLPVTKKLSLYTKIGRLLSQKFQENKLKGVNLKNYIHQDFFPFFASGIQFFLNNKIYVDFSYQVKKSILDLGNLNIRSILDNLNLSISWQFGENEKNTTLFDICTDNKYSYL, from the coding sequence ATGGTTAAATTAGCGTTTGCTTTTTCAATTTTATTTGTTAGTTTAATAAATCCTAATACTCAGGCATCGATATTAAGTCAACAAAAATGGTATACAGGTATAAATTCAGGAGCTTCAAATATTAAAGACACTTTTAAACAATATCATAATTTTTATCAAAATAATTATTATGAAATTATAAGAAATCTATTAAAGTTAAATTATAGTTTTTTTCTTGGATATAAAATTAACCCCTATCTTAGTGTAGAGGTTTTATCACGTCTTGCTGGAAAAATGCCTCAAACAGTAAAATTTCAAATGCCAAAAATATTTTTTTCTGATATCGAGTATACAACAAAATTAGTTCTTCCGGTAACTAAAAAGTTATCGTTATATACTAAAATTGGACGATTATTGTCACAAAAATTTCAAGAAAATAAACTAAAAGGTGTTAATTTAAAAAATTATATTCATCAAGATTTTTTTCCTTTTTTTGCTTCAGGAATTCAATTTTTTTTAAATAATAAAATTTATGTTGACTTTAGTTATCAAGTTAAAAAAAGTATTTTAGATCTGGGTAATTTAAATATTAGATCTATATTGGATAATTTGAATCTTAGTATATCATGGCAATTTGGAGAAAATGAAAAAAATACTACACTTTTTGATATATGTACCGATAATAAGTATTCATATTTATAA